The Molothrus aeneus isolate 106 chromosome 10, BPBGC_Maene_1.0, whole genome shotgun sequence genomic interval CAATTTAAGCAGCAAGTATTGAAAACACTAGAAATCCCTGCCGTGGAGGTCTCCATTTGCCCTGCAGGACTCCACACAAACAACCATCCCAAGCTGTGGTTTGCATTCTGAACGGCAGCAATCAATCACTGAATAGAAAGTTACCAGGCACTGTTTGACAGCAGCTTCAAGACCAGCTAAGTTACTATGGGCAGATCTACCAAAAGCTGCACTCAGGAGCAGGAAATActtccagggaaaaggggggaaaaagattatggggggaaaaaaaggggggaaaagaagagTTAACTGGTAATGTTAGAGAGGAATCAAACAGTAACAATTCCCCACATACATATATGTTCAAATCTATTTAAATTTGTGAACACAAGTGTTCTTCAATACCTGCTCTGATTTTCACAAGAACAAGCAATTATAAAAACCTGCAATCAAAAGTGCAATGAGAGCAAACATGGAGAGTGCCCAGCCAAACCTGCACTGTTGCACAAGGGCTGGCTGGATACAAACACCCTTAGTGGAAAAAAGACAGTGTTTGCTCTAGAGCACCAGCTAAACAAGCTCATTTGGTTTCTTGAATGCTGTTTTTGTTTCAGGACAGTAATGGATCAGTGAACATGTGATAACAAATGATGTGATTCCAAGATGTCAAACCGCCCCACAGCCAAGTGGCTTTAAACTTCCTCTTCACATGATCAGATTAACACTCAGGCATACATAAAAGTTTGGTTCACAAGTTAACTTTTATCCATGGGTTCATGTGTTTAAAAACAATACAGACTTTGACTTTCTCAGGGATAGTTTAGGAATCTATCCTGCCTCTTCCAGCAAAATTATCCCACGAGAAACCAGATGGgaatttttctctctgccaTGTCACAGACCACAGCTATCCTTCTCCACTTAGTcccttttattttgtaatttctaCCAAACTCATTCACATCCTCCTCCTGTGTTTTCATCCTCCTAGAGCTCCCTTGAGCAGCCCTGTGAAAGCTACAAAGGGAATGCAGAACAATTCCTTGTGTGGACATGATGGACAAAGCTGAGCTGTACTTTGCTTAGTTTGGCAGATATTCACAGTATTAAAAAAACTGCTTTCACAAACAAATACTCAGTTTGCAAAAGTCTCTCTCCCCCACAATCCAAGAAAAAGACTGTCAGCACATCATTCTGCAATGACTGAGTTACTGCAAAATACTTAAGATCCTTGGATATTCCCCTGTATGAAAGCACTTGGGAAGCTGCCATTTAGCATCCAGCTGTAAAACCTGCAAGGCTTCTGTGGATAAAAAAAGTCCTTCCCCCAGAGCTTATTACAGATGTTTAGAAAAGGTAGTCTTATGCAGGGTCCAACTATTTAATTCTGTTTCTACTTGGTATGTCAGATACAAGGTTAATgaacagagaaataatttttgacagaaaaaaaatttagacCACTCCATCCTAATGGAAAAGGATAGTAAATTCTTTTAGAAATTACTAATTAAAAGGCAAGTATTGAACACTTGCTCTTACTGCCTTCTTGAAGGACCATGTTCCATTTGAAGAACCCAAAATAACACGAAAATGTTGCCCCATCATctattttttcatatatatatatatatatatatatatatatatttgtagctCCTACTACACCTCAGATAATACAGTTTCAAACAAGAAGCAAGTTCCACTTGCTATCTTGTCCATTCTTTTATTccccagcttccagcagctgagAAGCTGACAGTGAGTAGCATTCATTCTTGCAGGACCTGGCCCTCACCAGCACGGCTCCCTGGGctctctcagcagctgctgagccctgccatGCAACAGATCCCCTGCTTTTAACATCTCTGCTTACACCCCCAAAGGAAACAGAAGTATTATTCCAAGTATATTCTTTGAATTTAGCTACCCTGAAGGAATAGGTGGACTAAAGTTCATCCAGACAGAAATtctggcttttgtttttgtgtgCCAGTAGCCTGCTCACTCTGCCTGCAAGTGGGCTGAGTTCAGGGAGTTCTGAGGCAGTACACGCTCCTGTGTGTGACCTGGGCACAGACCTGGCAGAGCCCACGCCCTCCTGTGCATGGAGAACTGCACAGGACCCACTTCTGCCACTCACCTTCTGCTGGGCCACTGCCTGGGGGTCGCAGCAGCAACATGCTTCTCCTTGTTATGTAACAATTTCATTAGATATTACCCTGTTAGATCAGAAATAGCTCATGCTTATCCAAAAGCCTGGATTTCTGGACAATACCCAGAGAGACTACCTTCTGAAATGAACTACAGAACATAGCTCTCTTTCAGAAAAACTGCTGAAAGCAGTATTTGACCCAAGTTTCCAGATTCTTGGGGATCCACAGCTGCTTCTGAGGGTTCTGAGAAGGCAACTACAGAAAGAAAGTTGTCTGGCCAGTCTTCAAGTATGTTTATGCACACCAAGTAAGAGTTTCCACTACTACAGGAAATTTTTACAGGATCCACAAATCCTATTTGGAAACCACAGATTTAAAACATATCCTCCAGTAAACAAGAGTTCTACTGTTAAATATACCCAGGAAGTTTCTCAATATCTTTTTCTCAGCCTGTTCAGTTTCTTTGGACATAGAATTCTTGCCACTCTGCCTGTCAAAAAGGAAGGTATTTTGACACAATCCATACCATCATTACAAGACACAGAGATATATTCATTGTGGGCAGTAATGAGGGGTGCAGTCTCCTCACAGATAGTCAGCTCCCCCCAGCATACCGTCCAcagcagaaggagaaagaaaaacctcTATATGAGAAAAATCAAGAGggtaacaaaaaagaaaaaaaaagtggtaaCACTTACGGTCAAGTCCATTGATGTATCTCATTGTAATTTCACAGTGCCCCCAAACTGCACTGACTATGGGGTaaagttttttcccttttagtcCTCTGAAGGCCACTCCAAGATACTGTCCATCGACCATGAAGCTAAGCGTCCCTTCATCCATATCCAAAACCACCAGTAAGGAGTCTGGGAGTACAAAAGACTCATCTGGTTCCAAAAAGACGGGGTACGTGACCCCGGGCTGGTTTTTACAGTTGTGGTAGAGTTTGTTGCGCCCcagatcccagccccaggattCATTGTTGCTACCAACCAGGGACGTGTATCCCACCGAGTGCAGCGGCGCGTCGGCCGTGGAGACGCCCACCACAGCGTGAGTTCCGCGCTGCCTCGTGGGCCAGTGGATCTGCCACACGTGCAGGCCCCGCGTGTAGCCCACCTTGCCCCGGATGCAATCTGTGCTTTGTGCCACCGGGTGTCTGTGGAAAGTCAGTTTGTCGTCCTCctttacaaatatatttaacGAGCGATCTTCGTTATTCCAAGCGTGTTTGTACTGGACCTCCAGCTTGGCAGGAGGCATATCCAACAGCATGTCCAGGCGCGCGGGCTTGCAGAAATCCGGGCCTCTCAGCTCTCGTTTCACGGGTCTATAAGGGGGCTCCCTCACATCCACAGACTTTATGCTCCCTGAGATTTTCTGGCCCATTGCTTGGCTGCAGGTTtacaaaggagaaagaaaagttgaCTTTGGCCCAACGTCACCTCATGAAAGTGCCGTTACACTGAGCCAGTGACCTGACAAGCTGAGTGGATTTACTCCTcctgtttggagttttttagcAGCAATGTTTTCAGAGTAAAAAATGCTcctgaaagaaagcagaaagtttCCAGTTAGTTTAAGAAAGCCAATAGGAAACCCACAGCATATTTTTGAAGCACTTCTTCTCATCCCTAGGAGCTATTTTAAACACCAGAGCTAAATTCACTGCTCCTTGTGCAGTGTCCTGCAGCGCTagccaggctgccagcaggatGCGGAGCCCACCAGCGCAGACAGTCATTTCCTCCAATTCATGATAGGATGCAGACATTCTTCACCTTCTGCCCTTCCACCTATTTTGTCTGGCCAAGTTCACAGCAGGCCCAAAGCAGGCAGATGCTGTTCCCAAACAACAGGGACAAACTTTATGTGCTGCGGTAGCTTCACTTTCACTTGTGCTTTTGGTTCAGTCCCAGACACACACTAGGGCAGAATCTTTTGTTTCCAGACAAGCTGTGTCCTGGGCCCTGGTGACAGAGACTTCAGCTTCTCTGCTCTTATAAAAACAAATGCAGCCAACAGCAAATGGCAGcaaaatttaaatgtttgttttgaatTTACCCTGACactaaaaaaaaggagaaaaacaacaaaaaatcatcaagtttttgaggttttttgttctttttttttttttttttttttaaataaaggagctaaaagtaaaaaaaaaaaggaaggcagTAGGAAAAGGAGCCATGGAAGGACAAATGAAGAATGGCTGTTTCAGTTCTTTGGCAGACATTTCTAATGGGCAGCTACTGCAACAGGGGATGTTCCTAATGGACAGCAGGCTAATCCACAGTTCCTCTATTTCAGTATTCAGCTGACCCAGAACACAGTAAGACACATTATGGGGAATACATGATTTTGAAATGTATTATTTCTCTGCTTCCACA includes:
- the SPSB4 gene encoding SPRY domain-containing SOCS box protein 4 — its product is MGQKISGSIKSVDVREPPYRPVKRELRGPDFCKPARLDMLLDMPPAKLEVQYKHAWNNEDRSLNIFVKEDDKLTFHRHPVAQSTDCIRGKVGYTRGLHVWQIHWPTRQRGTHAVVGVSTADAPLHSVGYTSLVGSNNESWGWDLGRNKLYHNCKNQPGVTYPVFLEPDESFVLPDSLLVVLDMDEGTLSFMVDGQYLGVAFRGLKGKKLYPIVSAVWGHCEITMRYINGLDPEPLPLMDLCRRSIRFALGRDRLHDIEVLPLPLSLKNYLQYQ